From a region of the Cucumis sativus cultivar 9930 chromosome 6, Cucumber_9930_V3, whole genome shotgun sequence genome:
- the LOC101214717 gene encoding histone deacetylase 19, protein METGGNSLPSGPDGVKRKVCYFYDPEVGNYYYGQGHPMKPHRIRMTHALLAHYGLLQHMQVFKPLPARDKVLCRFHADDYVAFLKSITPETQQDQLRQLKRFNVGEDCPVFDGLYSFCQTYAGGSVGGAVKLNHKVCDIAVNWSGGLHHAKKCEASGFCYVNDIVLAILELLKHYERVLYVDIDIHHGDGVEEAFYTTDRVMTVSFHKFGDYFPGTGDIRDIGYGKGKYYSLNVPLDDGIDDESYHFLFKPIMGKVMEVFKPGAVVLQCGADSLSGDRLGCFNLSIKGHAECVRYMRSFNVPLLLLGGGGYTIRNVARCWCYETGVALGMEVDDKMPQHEYYEYFGPDYTLHVAPSNMENKNTHQMLEEIQGKLLEYLSRLQHAPSVQFQERPPDTELPEAEEDQEDRDERWDPDSDMEVDEERKPIQSRVKRETVESEIKDSEVNPESARGSEKAAAETTSAKALDIGSLKIEESGVKLEETSKQNDQIFP, encoded by the exons ATGGAGACAGGGGGGAATTCATTACCATCTGGGCCTGACGGTGTGAAGAGGAAGGTCTGCTATTTCTACGACCCTGAGGTTGGGAATTACTATTATGGGCAGGGTCACCCAATGAAGCCGCATCGCATCAGAATGACACATGCCCTTCTTGCTCATTATGGCTTACTCCAGCATATGCAGGTCTTCAAGCCTCTTCCTGCCAGAGACAAAGTCCTTTGCAGATTTCATGCTGATGATTATGTGGCGTTTCTTAAAAGCATTACCCCTGAAACGCAGCAAGACCAGCTGAGACAGCTTAAGCGCTTCAATGTCGGTGAGGACTGTCCTGTCTTTGACGGCCTCTATTCTTTTTGTCAGACTTATGCTGGTGGATCTGTTGGTGGTGCCGTTAAGTTAAACCATAAGGTTTGTGATATTGCTGTTAATTGGTCTGGTGGGCTACACCATGCGAAGAAATGCGAAGCTTCTGGGTTTTGTTATGTCAATGATATTGTTTTGGCGATACTGGAACTCCTTAAACATTATGAG CGTGTTTTATATGTTGACATTGATATCCACCATGGAGATGGTGTTGAAGAGGCTTTTTATACAACCGACAGGGTCATGACTGTATCGTTCCACAAATTTGGAGATTATTTTCCTGGTACAGGAGATATAAGAGACATTGGTTATGGGAAAGGAAAGTACTACTCCCTTAATGTTCCTTTGGATGACGGAATTGATGATGAAAGCTATCATTTCTTGTTCAAACCTATAATGGGAAAAGTTATGGAAGTTTTTAAACCTGGTGCTGTTGTTCTCCAGTGTGGTGCTGACTCTCTTTCTGGCGATAGGCTAGGATGCTTTAACCTGTCAATAAAAGGTCATGCAGAGTGTGTTAGATATATGAGATCATTCAACGTGCCTCTATTACTGCTTGGTGGGGGTGGCTATACTATCCGTAATGTTGCTCGCTGCTGGTGCTACGAG ACAGGAGTTGCATTAGGGATGGAGGTTGATGATAAAATGCCACAACATGAATATTATGAGTATTTTGGCCCTGATTACACTCTGCATGTTGCTCCCAGTAATATGGAGAACAAAAATACACACCAAATGTTAGAAGAAATACAAGGAAAGCTGCTTGAATACCTTTCTAGGCTTCAGCATGCCCCCAGTGTTCAGTTTCAAGAAAGACCTCCTGATACTGAACTCCCAGAG GCAGAAGAAGATCAAGAGGATAGGGATGAGAGATGGGATCCAGACTCGGATATGGAAGTTGATGAAGAGAG AAAACCCATCCAAAGCAGAGTTAAAAGAGAGACAGTTGAATCTGAAATCAAAGATTCG gaaGTTAATCCGGAGAGTGCTAGAGGTTCAGAAAAAGCAGCAGCCGAGACTACAAGCGCAAAG GCTTTAGATATAGGTTCTCTCAAAATCGAAGAGTCGGGCGTAAAACTCGAGGAGACCAGCAAGCAGAATGACCAAATCTTCCCTTAG